One stretch of Sylvia atricapilla isolate bSylAtr1 chromosome 4, bSylAtr1.pri, whole genome shotgun sequence DNA includes these proteins:
- the TTC31 gene encoding tetratricopeptide repeat protein 31 isoform X6: MRGSGGTRERDVPGLGGFGFGPAPASCPWGCTLGPAGWSGAPFCPRHRMSSFADIPVPSQGPSQTVIKCKAGEVCFLRDDGPRVDYYHLGDDDDDGNDDYDYDEDEFDGGLPFLDHAVAEGLVPYSYCGFRKSFLCSEPPPQPPRTSPTALDARLDRLPTPCRNWLTAEEAEKNARELVAEEERAKKKAEKKKLKKKKQKDRKKQVKLGQEQKNKENTDPSPPSGPAGTGTPSIGAEDEGCCPEPTPCPGDSTVLSGEPGPEDPAVTEEELDLSCTFVCKAREKAGVWLPPPGSDQSPGTQKREPSKKVPEKGRGDPVETPVPPQPLQPRPPSPSTIEQSLALAGHGIEAAQMGEHTEAVWAFTVALELNPQEHRLLGNRSYCLEKLGRYEEALADAEAALALRPGWPKGSFRKGKALRGLKRYAEAARTFEELLLQDGAYAEAATQLEACRALLQQCSHPRGVPVSPFLLKAKEPLFLPAGWATKSCQDTGDTSVTGGSSGTPAKDPEQRPAVASGQPTLPPSHPARDCFPLWVGNVTSHINEKVLRRAFGRFGEIRSVRLLPGRRCAFINFSGKLEAEEAFRVMQGATVEGSKLLLQLKHPVHATPAPAPRAKGRATPRGLLS, from the exons ATGCGGGGCTCGGGCGGGACGCGGGAGCGGGACGTGCCCGGACTGGGCGGCTTCGGCTTTGGGCCTGCCCCTGCttcctgcccctggggctgcacGCTCGGCCCCGCTGGCTGGAGTGGCG CGCCCTTCTGCCCCCGGCACCGAATGTCGAGTTTCGCCGACATTCCGGTGCCGTCGCAGGGCCCCTCCCAGACAGTGATCAAGTGCAAGGCGGGGGAGGTGTGTTTCCTCAGGGACGACG GCCCCAGGGTAGATTACTACCACCTGGGGGATGACGACGACGACGGCAATGACGATTATGATTACGATGAGGACGAGTTCGATGGAGGTTTGCCGTTCTTGGACCATGCCGTCGCCGAGGGGCTCGTTCCCTACAGCTACTGCGGCTTCCGGAAGTCCTTCCTGTGCTCGGAGCCGCCTCCACAGCCCCCCCGGACTTCTCCGACTGCCCTGGATGCGCGGCTGGACCGGCTACCCACCCCCTGCCGGAACTGGCTCACAGCAGAG gaagcagagaaaaacgCGAGGGAGTTGGTGGCAGAGGAAGAGCGGGCCAAGAAGAAGGcggagaagaaaaagctgaagaagaag aaacaaaaagacCGAAAGAAACAGGTGAAACTGGGTCAAGAGCAGAAGAACAAAGAGAACACTGACCCA AGCCCCCCAAGTGgccctgcaggcactgggaCCCCCTCAATTGGTGCTGAGGATGAGGGATGCTGCCCAGAGCCTACCCCATGCCCTGGGGACTCCACAGTCCTCTCGGGGGAGCCTGGGCCAGAGGACCCAGCGGTGACAGAG gaggagctggaccTGAGCTGCACTTTTGTCTGCAAAGCACGGGAGAAGGCAGGGGTCTGGCTGCCTCCCCCGGGCAGTGACCAGTCCCCTGGGACACAGAAAAGGGAGCCAAGCAAGAAGGTCCCAGAGAAGGGGCGTGGGGACCCTGTGGAGACACCTGTGCCCCCCCAGCCACTCCAGCCCAGgccacccagccccagcaccatagagcagagcctggcacttGCAG gCCATGGCATTGAGGCAGCCCAGATGGGCGAACACACTGAGGCCGTTTGGGCTTTCACTGTCGCCCTGGAGCTGAATCCCCAGGAGCACCG GCTCCTGGGGAACCGCTCCTactgcctggagaagctgggTCGATACGAGGAGGCGCTGGCGGATGCGGAGGCGGCGCTGGCGCTGCGGCCGGGCTGGCCCAAGGGCTCCTTCCGCAAGGGCAAGGCCCTGCGGGGGCTGAAG CGCTACGCCGAGGCCGCGCGCACCTtcgaggagctgctgctgcaggatggggcCTATGCTGAAGCAGCCACGCAGCTGGAGGCCTGCCGggccctgctgcag CAGTGCAGCCACCCCAGGGgcgtccccgtgtcccccttCCTGCTCAAGGCTAAGGAGCCGCTGTTTCTCCCTG CGGGATGGGCGACCAAgagctgccaggacacaggtgacacaagtgtgacaggaggcagcagtgggaccCCTGCAAAAGACCCGGAGCAGAGACCTGCTGTGGCCAGTGGCCAGCCAACACTGCCACCGAGCCACCCTGCCAG GGACTGCTTCCCACTCTGGGTGGGCAATGTCACCTCCCACATCAATGAGAAGGTGCTGCGTCGTGCCTTTGGCCG GTTTGGGGAGATCCGCTCCGTGCGGCTGCTCCCAGGGCGCCGCTGTGCCTTCATCAACTTCTCCGGGAAGCTGGAGGCCGAGGAGGCATTTAGGGTCATGCAG GGTGCCACCGTGGAAGGCAGCAAGCTGTTGCTGCAACTCAAGCACCCTGTCCATGCCACCCCGGCCCCCGCACCCCGTGCCAAGGGCAGGGCCACCCCGAGGGGACTGCTCAGTTGA